Proteins encoded by one window of Halomonas sp. SH5A2:
- a CDS encoding histone deacetylase family protein, which produces MHIFYSDKTRLRQARTELHDGALVAPFECPERVDLVLKKIQQAAVGELYEPRAYGLEPVLAVHDADYVNFLADCWHEWVAAGHEGEAIPNIWPARTMRSDRIPRVVSAKLGYYALAAETSISEGTFEAAMASKDVALGAVEQTLATGDPSFGLCRPPGHHAAFDQFGGYCFFNNAAIAAQRALASGKRRVAILDVDFHHGNGTQQIFYERDDVLFISLHGDPEVTFPYYLGYADETGRGSGEGFNVNYPLPPGTTVDTWMATLDNALAKIKEAQCDMLIVSLGVDIFEGDPISAFTFTSSDFSLLGQRLAQAGLPTVLLMEGGYAVDDIGINVVNVLQGFKQGIS; this is translated from the coding sequence ATGCACATTTTTTATTCAGACAAGACCCGCCTGCGACAGGCACGAACGGAGCTCCATGACGGCGCGCTGGTCGCCCCCTTCGAATGCCCCGAGCGCGTTGATCTGGTATTGAAGAAAATCCAGCAGGCGGCAGTGGGCGAACTTTACGAGCCGCGCGCCTATGGCCTGGAGCCGGTGCTGGCAGTGCACGATGCTGACTACGTCAATTTCCTGGCAGACTGCTGGCACGAATGGGTAGCCGCCGGGCACGAGGGGGAAGCAATTCCCAATATCTGGCCTGCGCGCACCATGCGCAGTGACCGTATACCCCGCGTAGTAAGCGCCAAGCTGGGCTATTACGCCCTGGCGGCGGAAACCTCGATTAGCGAGGGCACCTTTGAAGCCGCGATGGCGAGTAAAGACGTGGCGCTAGGGGCTGTCGAACAGACGCTTGCGACTGGTGACCCCAGTTTTGGCCTGTGTCGGCCGCCAGGTCACCATGCCGCTTTTGACCAGTTTGGCGGCTACTGCTTTTTCAATAATGCCGCAATCGCCGCGCAGCGAGCACTGGCATCGGGCAAGCGCCGCGTGGCGATTCTGGACGTGGATTTTCACCATGGCAACGGCACCCAGCAGATCTTCTATGAACGCGATGACGTGCTGTTTATCTCGCTACACGGCGACCCCGAGGTGACCTTTCCTTATTACCTCGGCTATGCGGATGAAACGGGGCGGGGCAGCGGCGAAGGTTTCAACGTCAACTACCCGCTGCCGCCGGGCACGACCGTTGATACCTGGATGGCCACGCTGGATAACGCCCTGGCCAAGATTAAGGAGGCGCAATGCGACATGCTGATCGTGTCGCTGGGTGTGGATATCTTCGAAGGTGACCCCATCAGCGCTTTTACCTTCACAAGCAGCGACTTTAGCTTGTTAGGTCAACGACTTGCACAGGCTGGCCTGCCGACTGTATTGCTCATGGAAGGCGGCTATGCCGTGGACGACATTGGTATCAATGTCGTCAATGTGCTACAAGGCTTTAAACAGGGTATAAGTTAA
- a CDS encoding VRR-NUC domain-containing protein — protein sequence MNSALATPTASLDDPFYYLTNFRFVLDWVGKRHADLLSADEHDFLDQFDNLPRASQALLVRMVMRKGELFRLSKLNYAEIGDSATAIAPLIALDWVDDQPALGIDELFNQLRLAELRHILADEIRAAGLNASSAKTVLFDTLASRFTKAVPLQTWWPDASDRVVRLTVMNICDRLRLMFFGNLRQDWAEFVLTELGLQRFEAVPFTPQSRAFQTRQEVDTYLALHYLRQRLDEGELPAELHPEVPPPSDNRWLATRRARLLLQLGREAERNGESALALTLYGEAGSSEARIRQLRVLERLGEHQTAFELATQALESSPNETERQALARILPRLRRRLKLSAVPSDIELAHERWDLTLPGPQCVERAVAEALSEPQAPVCYVENSLITGLFGLLCWPAIFAPLPGAFFHPFHHGPADLYRDDFVARRREAFGACLARLEDGSYREVIQATWQEKFGLASPFVHWPIVDETLVELALECIPAGHLRACFERLLGDLKANRAGLPDLIQLLPDAPADKPRYRMIEVKGPGDRLQDNQRRWLTFFHRHEIPVAVCYVRWADSAEPAS from the coding sequence ATGAACAGTGCCCTCGCGACACCTACTGCTTCCCTCGATGACCCTTTCTACTACCTGACGAACTTTCGCTTCGTTCTGGATTGGGTAGGGAAGCGTCATGCTGACCTGCTTTCGGCAGACGAGCATGATTTCCTGGATCAATTCGACAACTTGCCGCGCGCTTCCCAGGCGCTGCTGGTGCGCATGGTGATGCGCAAAGGCGAGCTGTTCCGGCTCAGCAAACTCAACTATGCCGAGATTGGCGACAGCGCGACGGCGATAGCGCCCTTGATCGCGCTGGATTGGGTCGATGATCAGCCAGCGCTGGGGATTGACGAGCTGTTTAATCAGCTGCGCCTGGCTGAACTTCGCCACATTTTAGCCGACGAGATACGCGCCGCTGGGTTAAACGCGTCGAGCGCTAAAACGGTACTTTTCGACACGCTGGCAAGCCGGTTCACAAAAGCTGTTCCTCTTCAGACTTGGTGGCCCGACGCATCTGACCGGGTGGTGCGCCTCACCGTGATGAATATTTGCGACCGGCTGCGCCTGATGTTCTTTGGCAACCTGCGCCAGGACTGGGCGGAGTTCGTTTTAACCGAATTAGGCCTGCAGCGGTTCGAAGCGGTTCCCTTTACGCCGCAATCCCGCGCTTTCCAGACGCGTCAGGAAGTCGATACCTACCTGGCGCTCCATTATTTGCGCCAACGTCTCGATGAAGGCGAGCTTCCCGCCGAGCTTCATCCTGAAGTACCGCCGCCGTCGGATAACCGCTGGCTGGCCACGCGGCGCGCACGGCTGTTGTTGCAGTTGGGCCGCGAGGCGGAGCGGAATGGCGAATCGGCGCTCGCGCTGACGCTCTATGGCGAAGCGGGCAGTAGTGAGGCGCGCATTCGCCAGCTGCGGGTACTGGAGCGGCTGGGCGAGCACCAAACAGCATTTGAGCTGGCCACCCAAGCCCTCGAGAGCAGCCCCAACGAAACCGAGCGCCAGGCGCTGGCGCGGATTCTGCCCCGTTTGCGGCGGCGGCTTAAACTGTCTGCTGTGCCGAGCGACATTGAGCTGGCCCATGAGCGTTGGGATCTCACACTGCCGGGGCCGCAATGTGTCGAGCGGGCGGTGGCTGAGGCCCTGAGTGAACCTCAAGCGCCGGTCTGCTATGTGGAAAATAGCCTGATCACCGGGCTGTTTGGCCTGCTCTGCTGGCCCGCGATATTTGCGCCGTTGCCGGGTGCTTTCTTTCATCCCTTTCATCATGGCCCCGCAGATTTATACCGCGACGATTTCGTGGCGCGGCGGCGTGAAGCCTTTGGTGCCTGTCTGGCGCGTCTGGAAGACGGCAGTTATCGCGAGGTGATTCAGGCGACCTGGCAAGAGAAGTTTGGTCTTGCATCGCCCTTTGTCCACTGGCCAATTGTCGATGAGACGCTTGTCGAGCTGGCGCTTGAGTGTATCCCCGCTGGACACTTGCGGGCCTGTTTTGAGCGGCTGCTGGGGGATCTCAAGGCCAACCGCGCCGGGCTGCCGGATCTGATTCAGTTATTGCCCGATGCCCCCGCGGACAAGCCGCGCTACCGGATGATCGAAGTTAAAGGCCCTGGCGATCGGCTACAGGATAACCAGCGCCGCTGGCTAACGTTCTTTCACCGTCATGAGATCCCCGTCGCGGTATGCTACGTCCGCTGGGCGGATAGCGCCGAGCCAGCGTCATGA
- a CDS encoding ATP-dependent DNA helicase codes for MRATYRVAVRALCDFTAREGDLDHRFTPAPSAQEGIQGHTLVASRRGADYIAELPLSGTFEGLTVTGRADGFDPMANRLEEVKTHRGSLERMADNQRALHWAQVKVYGALLCAERGLEHVTLTLVYLEIASGKETLLSQEASATELQAFFTAQCQRFLAWAEQEADHRQRRDSRLQTLRFPHSTFRPGQRELAEDVYKATSTGRCLLAQAPTGIGKTVATLFPMLSAMPRQQLDRIAFLTMKTPGRRLALDALAALRASQGEEAQPLRVLELVARDKACEYPDRACHGESCPLAAGFYDRLPAARQAAVEQAWLDREALREVALAHDVCPYYLGQELARWTDVVVGDVNHWFDSHALLHGLAQANDWRTGVLVDEAHNLVERARGMYSAELDQQRLNRVRRAAPPALSRPLNRLARQWQALFKDTSFKDTSLKDTGLDAVGEPGKPSYRLLSALPDKLVAAAQQVGASVTDHLGEHPEDASLELQELLFEALAFCRLAERFGEHSLCDLTRYGRGRAVLGLRNLIPADFLAPRFNAAHSVVLFSATLTPGHYYRDLLGLPEKTVWREVASPFAARQLEVRIRRDISTRFRDRDASIEPIVATMAQQYQSRPGHYLAFFSSFAYLAAALARFRESHPEVPVFSQTRGMPEAQREAFLARFTLGGKGIGFAVLGGVFAEGIDLPGDRLIGAFIATLGLPPFNDFNEALKARLGARFGQGDDYTYRIPGMIKVVQAAGRVIRSPEDEGVVVLMDDRFAQANVSALFPSWWEVETMTQ; via the coding sequence ATGAGGGCGACCTATCGGGTAGCGGTGCGGGCGCTGTGCGATTTCACCGCCCGGGAAGGCGATCTCGACCACCGCTTTACCCCTGCGCCCAGTGCTCAGGAAGGCATACAAGGGCATACGCTGGTGGCCAGCCGCCGCGGGGCAGACTACATAGCCGAACTGCCGCTGTCAGGCACCTTCGAGGGGCTGACGGTGACGGGGCGGGCCGATGGTTTTGACCCCATGGCCAACCGTCTGGAAGAAGTCAAAACCCACCGCGGCAGCCTGGAACGCATGGCCGATAACCAGCGCGCGCTGCACTGGGCGCAGGTGAAAGTCTACGGCGCGCTGCTGTGTGCCGAGCGCGGCCTGGAGCACGTCACCTTGACGCTGGTGTACCTGGAGATCGCCAGCGGTAAGGAAACCTTGCTTAGCCAGGAAGCGTCCGCTACCGAATTGCAGGCGTTTTTTACCGCCCAGTGCCAACGCTTTCTCGCCTGGGCGGAGCAGGAGGCCGACCATCGCCAGCGCCGCGACAGCCGCCTACAAACGCTACGTTTTCCTCACAGCACGTTTCGTCCCGGCCAACGCGAGCTCGCTGAAGACGTCTATAAAGCCACCAGTACCGGGCGCTGCCTGCTTGCTCAGGCGCCCACGGGCATTGGCAAAACGGTGGCGACGTTGTTCCCCATGCTCTCGGCCATGCCGCGCCAGCAACTCGACCGTATCGCCTTTCTCACCATGAAGACCCCCGGTCGCCGTTTGGCGCTGGATGCGCTTGCCGCCCTGCGCGCTAGCCAGGGCGAGGAAGCCCAGCCGCTGCGGGTGCTGGAACTGGTGGCCCGCGACAAAGCCTGCGAATACCCTGACCGCGCCTGCCACGGCGAGTCGTGCCCGTTGGCGGCAGGCTTTTACGACCGCCTGCCAGCCGCCCGGCAAGCGGCAGTCGAGCAAGCCTGGCTGGATCGCGAGGCGCTGCGGGAAGTGGCGCTCGCCCATGACGTGTGCCCGTATTACCTGGGCCAGGAACTGGCGCGCTGGACGGACGTGGTCGTCGGCGACGTTAACCACTGGTTCGACAGCCACGCGCTGCTGCACGGCCTGGCCCAGGCCAACGACTGGCGAACGGGCGTACTGGTCGATGAGGCGCATAACCTGGTGGAGCGCGCCCGCGGCATGTACAGCGCCGAGCTCGACCAGCAGCGCCTTAACCGGGTGCGCCGTGCCGCGCCGCCAGCGCTTTCACGGCCTTTAAACCGTTTAGCCCGCCAGTGGCAGGCATTGTTTAAAGATACATCGTTTAAAGACACGTCGCTTAAAGATACGGGGCTGGATGCGGTAGGCGAACCGGGCAAGCCAAGCTACCGGCTGCTCTCGGCGCTGCCCGACAAGCTGGTGGCCGCCGCTCAGCAGGTGGGGGCTTCGGTGACCGATCACCTGGGTGAGCACCCTGAAGACGCCAGTCTAGAACTCCAGGAACTGCTGTTCGAAGCGCTGGCGTTCTGCCGCCTCGCCGAGCGTTTTGGCGAGCATTCGCTGTGCGACCTTACCCGCTACGGGCGGGGGCGGGCGGTGCTGGGACTCCGCAACCTGATTCCCGCTGATTTTCTGGCCCCGCGCTTTAACGCCGCACACTCGGTGGTGCTGTTCTCGGCAACGCTTACGCCTGGTCACTACTATCGGGACCTTCTCGGCTTGCCGGAAAAGACCGTCTGGCGCGAAGTAGCATCGCCGTTTGCCGCCCGCCAGCTTGAGGTGCGCATACGGCGCGATATTTCCACCCGGTTTCGTGATCGGGATGCCTCCATCGAGCCCATTGTCGCCACCATGGCGCAGCAGTATCAGAGCAGGCCGGGCCACTACCTGGCGTTCTTCAGCAGCTTTGCCTACCTGGCGGCGGCGCTGGCGCGGTTTCGTGAGTCGCACCCGGAGGTGCCCGTGTTCAGCCAAACCCGGGGGATGCCGGAGGCGCAGCGCGAGGCGTTTCTGGCGCGCTTTACCCTCGGTGGAAAAGGTATCGGCTTTGCGGTGCTGGGCGGTGTCTTCGCGGAGGGCATCGACCTGCCCGGCGACCGGCTAATCGGCGCCTTTATCGCCACCTTGGGGTTGCCGCCGTTTAACGACTTCAATGAAGCGCTGAAAGCGCGTTTGGGCGCGCGCTTTGGCCAGGGTGACGACTATACCTATCGCATACCCGGCATGATCAAAGTGGTGCAGGCCGCTGGCCGGGTGATTCGCAGTCCAGAAGATGAAGGCGTTGTGGTATTAATGGATGATCGATTCGCGCAAGCCAATGTAAGTGCGCTATTCCCTTCCTGGTGGGAGGTGGAGACGATGACCCAATAA
- a CDS encoding sulfite exporter TauE/SafE family protein: MTDLLWYQYALIGLIFAWSGFVRTSLGFGGAVLALPFLLLVTNQPLVFLPIIAIHLLIFSSWIAWRGHRQVQQEGAGGAAPQSNIDWGYLTKALKIMIIPKLIGVVGLLTLPANVMTSIIFGIVIIYAIGYVLNKPFKSKNKYVDYVLLALGGYVSGTSLIGAPLIVAVFATHVAKEQLRDTLFVLWFILVVIKMVSFVIAGVDLQLIHQLWLLPCAFIGHLLGEKAHRYMLKADTGLFFRVLGAVLILVSVVGLIHPPG; encoded by the coding sequence ATGACGGATCTACTCTGGTACCAGTATGCGCTGATCGGGCTGATTTTTGCCTGGAGCGGTTTTGTCAGGACGAGCCTGGGCTTTGGCGGCGCTGTGCTGGCGTTGCCCTTCTTGCTTTTAGTGACCAATCAGCCACTGGTTTTCCTGCCGATTATTGCCATTCATCTGCTGATTTTCTCCAGCTGGATTGCCTGGCGCGGGCATCGTCAAGTGCAGCAAGAGGGAGCGGGAGGTGCTGCGCCGCAGAGTAATATCGATTGGGGCTACCTAACCAAAGCCCTAAAAATCATGATTATCCCCAAGCTGATTGGGGTGGTGGGGCTGTTAACACTGCCGGCTAACGTGATGACCAGCATTATCTTCGGCATCGTGATCATCTATGCCATTGGCTACGTGCTCAACAAGCCGTTCAAGAGCAAGAACAAGTACGTGGACTATGTGTTGCTGGCGCTGGGCGGCTATGTCAGCGGCACCTCGCTAATTGGCGCGCCACTGATCGTGGCGGTGTTTGCCACTCACGTTGCCAAGGAACAGCTGCGGGATACCCTCTTTGTGCTGTGGTTTATCCTGGTGGTGATCAAGATGGTGTCGTTCGTCATCGCAGGCGTCGACCTTCAACTGATTCACCAGCTGTGGCTGCTGCCCTGCGCCTTTATTGGCCATTTGCTCGGCGAGAAGGCCCACCGCTATATGCTCAAAGCGGACACCGGGCTGTTCTTTCGTGTGTTGGGGGCCGTGCTGATTCTGGTCAGCGTGGTAGGGTTGATCCATCCACCCGGGTAG
- a CDS encoding sensor domain-containing diguanylate cyclase, whose translation MAFSSNDKTDLLADILPVTARLFDNSDAAVSLFDDQDRLLYGNDPYYDLICHTPGTHPTWPDIVRDNYVKGHGLIVETDDIKLWIRTALSKRRTQHYRQFEVDAWDGRWLLMTETLVSGGGLLNIGVDITQAKNITTALKQEYQNALVKAETDLLTGMGNRRALERLRKILVSKGRHFQVTALMIDIDQFKPYNDTLGHLQGDLCLQQVAGIIRSGLREGEAYPIRLGGDEFLVLMLDASLSLAQQVAQRIRNRLSASAIPHPATDSGLVTLSMGLASRDIGASESLSSLLKDADDALYKAKRDGRNRILSVPDA comes from the coding sequence GTGGCGTTTTCGTCGAATGATAAGACAGACCTACTGGCGGATATCTTGCCGGTGACGGCCCGCCTGTTTGATAACAGTGACGCAGCCGTTTCCCTGTTTGATGATCAGGACCGGCTGCTTTATGGCAATGACCCCTATTATGACCTCATCTGCCATACCCCGGGCACGCACCCTACTTGGCCGGATATCGTTCGTGACAACTACGTCAAGGGGCACGGGCTGATTGTTGAGACAGATGATATTAAATTGTGGATTCGGACGGCGCTTTCCAAGCGGCGCACGCAACATTACCGCCAGTTTGAAGTTGACGCATGGGATGGCCGCTGGCTGTTGATGACGGAGACCCTGGTTTCAGGTGGCGGCCTGCTAAATATTGGCGTGGATATCACTCAGGCAAAGAACATAACGACGGCGTTAAAGCAGGAATACCAGAATGCATTGGTCAAAGCGGAAACTGACCTGCTGACAGGTATGGGCAATCGCCGTGCCCTGGAGCGATTGCGCAAGATTCTGGTAAGTAAGGGACGCCACTTCCAGGTGACAGCTTTGATGATCGATATTGATCAGTTCAAACCCTACAACGATACGCTGGGGCATTTGCAGGGTGACCTATGCTTGCAGCAGGTGGCCGGTATAATCCGGAGTGGCCTTAGGGAGGGCGAGGCCTATCCAATAAGGCTGGGTGGTGACGAATTCTTGGTTCTGATGCTGGATGCATCACTGTCACTCGCTCAGCAGGTGGCCCAGCGAATCAGAAATCGTTTGTCTGCAAGTGCCATCCCGCACCCCGCTACAGACTCTGGTCTGGTGACCCTAAGCATGGGCCTTGCCAGTCGGGATATTGGAGCGTCTGAAAGTCTTTCATCGCTGCTCAAGGATGCCGATGATGCCCTTTACAAAGCGAAGCGTGACGGGCGCAACCGGATCCTGTCAGTTCCTGACGCCTGA
- the ispB gene encoding octaprenyl diphosphate synthase yields MTANVSSPQPASSTPSPLHAVVADDFDAVNRTIVAQLNSKVPLVETIGQYITESGGKRLRPLLALLAARSLDYTGDKHIPLATLIEFMHTSTLLHDDVVDESHMRRGKKTANDAWGNAPSVLVGDFLYARSFQMMVDVGSMRIMAILSGATCVIAEGEVQQLTNIGNPSISEADYFDTILGKTAMLFEAASHSGAVLAEATPEQEQALQYYGRYLGLAFQLIDDLLDYQGDAEAMGKNVGDDLAEGKPTLPLIHAMEQGTPEQAKLIRQVIRQGGLEQLDAVLDIVHATGALNYTRARAEEMADKALSQLDALPPSPYRDTMAELARLAVERQT; encoded by the coding sequence ATGACCGCTAACGTCTCATCACCCCAGCCTGCCAGCTCCACGCCCTCACCGCTGCACGCAGTGGTAGCTGATGACTTCGATGCCGTTAACCGGACCATCGTCGCCCAGCTCAATTCCAAAGTGCCGCTGGTCGAAACCATCGGCCAGTACATCACCGAGAGTGGCGGAAAGCGCTTGAGGCCGCTGCTAGCGTTGCTGGCCGCGCGTTCGCTGGATTACACCGGCGACAAGCATATCCCGCTGGCCACGCTGATCGAGTTCATGCACACCTCCACGCTGCTGCACGACGATGTGGTCGATGAGTCTCACATGCGCCGGGGCAAGAAAACCGCCAACGACGCCTGGGGCAATGCGCCCTCAGTACTGGTTGGCGACTTCCTCTACGCGCGCTCGTTTCAAATGATGGTCGACGTCGGTTCGATGCGCATCATGGCGATTCTTTCCGGCGCCACCTGCGTCATCGCTGAAGGCGAAGTGCAGCAGTTGACCAACATCGGCAACCCGAGTATTTCCGAAGCGGATTACTTCGACACCATCCTCGGCAAGACCGCCATGCTGTTCGAAGCCGCTTCCCACAGCGGCGCAGTACTTGCTGAAGCCACCCCCGAACAGGAACAGGCGCTGCAGTACTACGGGCGTTATCTGGGATTGGCGTTTCAACTGATCGATGACCTGCTGGATTACCAGGGCGACGCCGAAGCCATGGGCAAGAACGTCGGCGACGACCTGGCCGAAGGCAAGCCGACCCTGCCGCTGATCCATGCCATGGAACAAGGCACGCCCGAGCAGGCCAAGCTGATTCGCCAGGTCATCCGCCAGGGCGGGCTCGAACAGCTCGACGCGGTGCTCGACATTGTGCACGCCACAGGCGCTCTGAATTACACTCGTGCGCGGGCCGAAGAAATGGCCGATAAAGCGCTGTCCCAGCTTGACGCACTGCCTCCCAGTCCCTACCGCGACACGATGGCAGAGCTCGCTCGCCTGGCCGTCGAGCGGCAAACATAA
- the rplU gene encoding 50S ribosomal protein L21 — MYAVIKSGGKQYRVQEGQTLKLEKIEVATGETIEFDQVLLVADGDDVNVGAPLVGGAKVSAEVVSHGRGDKVTIIKFRRRKHSMKRQGHRQWFTEVKITGISA; from the coding sequence ATGTACGCAGTTATTAAAAGCGGTGGCAAGCAGTACCGCGTTCAGGAAGGCCAGACCCTCAAGCTTGAAAAGATCGAAGTCGCCACTGGCGAAACGATCGAGTTTGACCAAGTGCTGCTGGTAGCCGACGGTGACGACGTCAATGTCGGTGCACCGCTGGTTGGCGGTGCAAAAGTGTCTGCCGAGGTGGTTTCCCACGGCCGCGGCGATAAGGTGACGATCATCAAGTTCCGTCGTCGTAAGCACAGCATGAAGCGCCAGGGCCACCGCCAGTGGTTTACTGAAGTCAAAATTACCGGAATTTCCGCGTAA
- the rpmA gene encoding 50S ribosomal protein L27: MAHKKAAGSTRNGRDSESKRLGVKLFGGQAASAGSIIVRQRGTRFHAGTGVGLGRDHTLFALNEGFVKFETKGPHNRKFVSIVSE; this comes from the coding sequence ATGGCACATAAAAAGGCAGCTGGCTCCACGCGTAACGGTCGCGATTCCGAGTCCAAACGCTTAGGTGTGAAACTCTTTGGCGGTCAGGCAGCGAGCGCAGGCAGCATTATCGTTCGTCAGCGCGGCACGCGTTTCCACGCCGGCACTGGCGTTGGCCTGGGTCGTGACCACACGCTCTTCGCTTTGAACGAAGGCTTTGTGAAGTTCGAGACCAAAGGTCCGCACAACCGCAAGTTTGTTAGCATCGTTTCTGAGTAA
- the cgtA gene encoding Obg family GTPase CgtA, whose product MQFVDEASIIVEAGKGGNGCLSFRREKYVPKGGPDGGDGGHGGSVYLIGDDALNTLIDFKYQRFYKAENGQGGMGRQMSGKAGEDLHVKVPVGTTVIDEDTLEVIADVTEIGQVVLVAEGGRRGLGNIHFKSSTNRAPRRTTPGTEGDRRNLRFEMKVMADVGLLGMPNAGKSTLIRSVSAAKPKVANYPFTTLVPNLGVVKLGMHEHFVMADVPGLIEGASDGAGLGLRFLKHLTRTRLLFHVVDVAPFDESDPVEAAKAIVHELGQFSPALAERPRWLVLNKFDLLPEDEREARAQAIIDALNWQGPVFRISAISNDGTDKLVQAAYRWLTEQRRLEHEDEEAHAREQEMRRRMEEESVARTEARLGRRRKRDDDDDDFDDDDYDVDVEYAP is encoded by the coding sequence ATGCAGTTCGTCGATGAAGCCTCCATCATTGTTGAGGCGGGAAAAGGCGGCAATGGCTGTCTCAGCTTTCGCCGCGAAAAGTACGTGCCCAAAGGCGGCCCTGATGGGGGCGACGGCGGCCACGGCGGCAGCGTTTACCTGATCGGTGACGATGCGCTGAATACGCTGATCGACTTCAAGTACCAGCGTTTTTACAAAGCCGAAAACGGGCAGGGCGGCATGGGTCGCCAAATGAGCGGCAAAGCGGGTGAAGACCTGCACGTCAAAGTGCCCGTGGGGACGACAGTAATCGACGAAGATACCCTCGAAGTGATTGCCGATGTGACCGAGATTGGTCAGGTCGTGCTGGTGGCCGAAGGTGGCCGCCGTGGGTTGGGTAATATCCACTTCAAGTCGTCCACCAACCGTGCGCCCAGGCGAACCACACCGGGCACCGAAGGCGATCGCCGCAACCTGCGCTTTGAAATGAAAGTCATGGCGGATGTGGGGTTGCTGGGTATGCCCAACGCGGGCAAGTCGACGCTGATTCGTTCGGTATCGGCGGCCAAGCCCAAGGTGGCCAACTATCCGTTTACCACCCTGGTGCCTAACCTGGGCGTGGTGAAGCTGGGTATGCACGAGCATTTCGTCATGGCTGACGTGCCGGGCCTGATCGAAGGCGCTTCCGACGGCGCGGGGCTTGGGTTGCGCTTTTTGAAACACCTGACCCGTACACGGCTGCTGTTCCATGTGGTCGACGTGGCGCCGTTCGACGAGTCGGATCCGGTCGAGGCGGCCAAAGCGATCGTTCATGAGCTGGGCCAGTTCTCACCGGCGCTTGCCGAGCGCCCCCGCTGGCTGGTGCTCAACAAGTTCGACCTGCTGCCGGAAGACGAGCGTGAAGCGCGCGCTCAGGCGATCATCGACGCCTTGAACTGGCAAGGGCCGGTATTCCGCATTTCGGCGATCAGCAACGACGGCACCGACAAACTGGTACAGGCGGCCTATCGTTGGCTCACCGAACAGCGCCGTCTGGAGCACGAAGACGAAGAAGCCCATGCCCGCGAGCAGGAAATGCGCCGCCGCATGGAAGAAGAGTCCGTCGCGCGTACCGAAGCGCGGCTGGGCCGTCGCCGTAAGCGCGACGATGATGATGACGACTTCGACGACGATGATTACGACGTGGACGTTGAATACGCCCCTTGA
- the proB gene encoding glutamate 5-kinase: MLSNESVLDRAALSRARRVVVKLGSSLLTNDGRGLDEVAIGHWVDQIAALHERGIEVVLVSSGAVAAGMVRLGWQVRPSAVHELQAAAAVGQNGLTQCYEQHFARHDMLTAQILLTHDDLSNRKRYLNARSALRTLVEMRVVPVINENDTVVTDEIRFGDNDTLGALVANLLEADALLLLTDQEGLFDADPRHVPGAQLIGEARADDPRLVAVAGSGGSLGRGGMTTKVRAAQLAARSGAVTVIAGGRQSDIITRVMAGDALGTLLRPEQAPIAARKRWLAGQLQVRGTLVLDPGAVKVLRDKGSSLLAVGVRTVQGSFKRGDMVACVDDQGTTVAKGLVNYGADEARQLAGKPSHQIEVILGYVEAHELIHRDNLVVV; this comes from the coding sequence GTGCTAAGCAACGAGTCGGTGCTAGACAGGGCGGCGCTAAGTCGTGCCCGCCGCGTGGTCGTCAAACTGGGCAGCTCGCTGTTGACCAACGACGGCCGTGGCCTGGATGAAGTAGCCATCGGCCACTGGGTCGATCAGATTGCGGCCTTGCACGAGCGGGGCATCGAGGTAGTGCTGGTGTCGTCTGGTGCCGTCGCGGCGGGTATGGTGCGTCTCGGCTGGCAGGTACGCCCCAGCGCCGTGCATGAATTGCAGGCCGCCGCCGCGGTGGGCCAAAACGGCCTGACCCAGTGCTACGAGCAGCACTTCGCCCGCCACGATATGCTTACGGCGCAGATTCTGCTGACCCACGACGACCTCTCCAACCGCAAACGTTACCTCAATGCGCGCTCGGCGCTGCGTACTCTGGTGGAAATGCGCGTGGTGCCGGTGATCAATGAAAACGACACCGTCGTCACCGACGAGATTCGCTTTGGCGATAACGACACCCTGGGCGCTCTGGTTGCCAACCTGCTCGAAGCTGACGCATTGCTGTTGCTGACCGACCAGGAAGGTTTGTTCGATGCTGATCCCCGCCACGTTCCAGGTGCACAGCTGATTGGCGAGGCCCGGGCCGACGACCCGCGCTTGGTGGCCGTTGCCGGTAGCGGCGGGTCGCTGGGGCGGGGTGGCATGACCACCAAGGTGCGCGCTGCCCAGTTGGCGGCCCGTTCCGGTGCGGTCACGGTGATTGCCGGTGGCCGACAGTCCGATATCATCACGCGGGTCATGGCGGGCGACGCGCTGGGTACGCTGCTGCGCCCGGAGCAAGCCCCCATCGCCGCACGCAAGCGCTGGCTGGCGGGGCAATTACAGGTACGCGGTACACTGGTGCTCGACCCTGGCGCGGTCAAGGTACTGCGCGATAAAGGTTCCAGCCTGCTGGCCGTTGGCGTGCGAACTGTCCAGGGCAGCTTCAAGCGTGGCGATATGGTGGCCTGTGTCGATGATCAGGGCACGACCGTGGCAAAAGGATTGGTCAACTACGGTGCCGATGAAGCCCGCCAGCTAGCGGGCAAGCCAAGCCATCAAATTGAAGTCATCCTGGGCTACGTGGAAGCCCACGAACTGATCCATCGCGATAACCTGGTGGTGGTTTAA